One Bacillus amyloliquefaciens DSM 7 = ATCC 23350 DNA window includes the following coding sequences:
- the sdaAA gene encoding L-serine ammonia-lyase, iron-sulfur-dependent, subunit alpha translates to MFRNVKELIEITQEKQIPISEVMITQEMEVTQKTREEIFQGMERNLSVMEAAVEKGLKGVTSQTGLTGGDAVKLQAYIQSGKSLSGNLILDAVSKAVATNEVNAAMGTICATPTAGSAGVVPGTLFAVKHKLNPTTEQMIRFLFTAGAFGFVVANNASISGAAGGCQAEVGSASGMAAAAIVEMAGGTPQQSAEAMAITLKNMLGLVCDPVAGLVEVPCVKRNAMGASNAMIAADMALAGITSRIPCDEVIDAMYKIGQTMPTALRETGQGGLAATPTGRELEKKIFGGALKSSETPSAN, encoded by the coding sequence ATGTTTCGTAATGTAAAAGAATTAATAGAAATCACTCAAGAAAAACAGATTCCGATTTCAGAAGTAATGATCACTCAAGAGATGGAAGTGACGCAAAAAACACGGGAAGAAATCTTTCAAGGAATGGAGCGTAATCTCTCCGTCATGGAAGCTGCGGTTGAAAAAGGGCTGAAGGGTGTCACGAGCCAGACCGGTTTAACAGGCGGAGACGCCGTGAAACTTCAGGCATACATCCAATCGGGTAAAAGCCTGTCAGGCAATCTGATTTTAGACGCCGTTTCTAAAGCTGTGGCGACAAATGAAGTCAATGCGGCGATGGGAACGATCTGCGCCACGCCGACCGCCGGTTCTGCCGGGGTTGTGCCGGGAACGTTATTCGCCGTAAAGCATAAGCTGAACCCCACGACGGAACAAATGATCCGATTTCTGTTTACGGCCGGAGCGTTCGGTTTTGTCGTAGCAAATAATGCGAGTATTTCAGGAGCTGCCGGAGGCTGTCAGGCGGAAGTCGGATCAGCATCAGGTATGGCGGCCGCTGCGATTGTGGAAATGGCGGGCGGAACGCCTCAGCAATCAGCAGAAGCAATGGCGATTACGCTTAAAAATATGCTCGGTCTCGTATGTGATCCGGTCGCCGGCTTGGTAGAAGTGCCGTGTGTCAAACGAAACGCAATGGGAGCATCCAACGCAATGATCGCGGCAGATATGGCGCTGGCCGGAATTACAAGCCGAATTCCTTGCGATGAAGTAATTGACGCGATGTACAAAATCGGCCAGACGATGCCGACAGCATTGCGTGAAACGGGACAAGGCGGTTTAGCCGCGACACCGACGGGAAGAGAATTAGAGAAGAAAATTTTCGGAGGAGCGCTGAAATCAAGTGAAACACCATCAGCAAACTAG
- the recG gene encoding ATP-dependent DNA helicase RecG: MKHHQQTSIAEIKGIGPETEKTLQELGIYDISDLLNYFPYRYDDYELRDLEEVKHEERVTVEGKVHSEPSLTYYGKKRNRLTFRVLVGNYLITAVCFNRPYLKKKLTLGSVVTISGKWDKHRQTISVQELKNGPHQEDKSIEPVYSVKENVTVKMMRRFIKEALKHHLDNIADPLPEKLRISYKLPDYKQALQTMHQPETRESLQQARRRFVYEEFLLFQLKMQAFRKAEREQSKGISHVFPAEKLAAFTASLPFSLTNAQMRVLREITADLTSPYRMNRLLQGDVGSGKTAVAAIALYAAILSGYQGALMVPTEILAEQHADSLVSLFANEDVNIALLTSSVKGKRRRELLERLALGEIDILVGTHALIQDEVEFKALSLVITDEQHRFGVDQRKKLRNKGQDPDVLFMTATPIPRTLAITVFGEMDVSVIDEMPAGRKQIETYWVKHDMLERILAFIEKELKQGRQAYIICPLIEESDKLDVQNAIDVYNMLSEVYRGKWNVGLMHGKLHSDEKDQVMREFSANQCQVLVSTTVVEVGVNVPNATIMVIYDADRFGLSQLHQLRGRVGRGDHQSFCILMADPKSETGKERMRIMSETNDGFELSEKDLELRGPGDFFGKKQSGMPEFKVADMVHDYRALETARQDAANLVSSEAFWKDDEYRMLRAQLLSSGVLEGEKLS, translated from the coding sequence GTGAAACACCATCAGCAAACTAGTATAGCGGAGATTAAGGGCATTGGGCCGGAAACAGAAAAAACATTGCAAGAATTGGGTATCTATGACATTTCTGATCTTCTGAATTATTTCCCTTACCGTTATGATGACTATGAGCTGAGGGATTTGGAAGAAGTTAAACATGAAGAAAGAGTTACAGTAGAAGGGAAGGTTCATTCAGAACCTTCTCTTACCTATTACGGCAAAAAACGAAACAGGCTGACATTCAGGGTGCTTGTCGGCAATTATTTAATTACCGCGGTCTGCTTTAACCGTCCGTACTTAAAAAAGAAACTGACGCTCGGTTCTGTCGTCACGATATCCGGGAAATGGGATAAACACAGGCAGACCATTTCTGTGCAGGAATTAAAAAACGGGCCTCATCAAGAAGATAAAAGCATTGAGCCTGTTTATTCCGTTAAAGAAAACGTCACCGTTAAAATGATGAGGCGGTTTATTAAGGAAGCTTTGAAGCACCATTTGGACAATATTGCCGATCCGCTTCCTGAAAAATTGAGAATCAGTTACAAGCTGCCTGATTACAAACAAGCCCTGCAGACGATGCACCAGCCGGAAACGAGGGAATCGTTACAGCAGGCAAGACGCAGGTTTGTTTACGAAGAATTCTTATTATTTCAGCTGAAAATGCAGGCGTTCCGTAAAGCGGAAAGAGAACAGTCAAAAGGCATCAGCCATGTGTTTCCGGCTGAAAAGCTCGCCGCTTTTACAGCCAGCCTTCCGTTTTCGCTCACGAACGCACAGATGCGCGTGCTCCGTGAAATTACCGCTGATTTGACATCTCCTTACCGTATGAACCGTCTGCTGCAAGGCGATGTCGGGTCAGGGAAAACGGCCGTCGCCGCCATCGCTTTGTACGCTGCGATCCTGTCGGGGTATCAGGGGGCTTTAATGGTGCCGACTGAAATTCTGGCCGAACAGCATGCCGACTCTCTCGTATCGTTATTTGCAAATGAAGATGTGAACATCGCGCTTTTGACGAGTTCTGTTAAAGGAAAGCGGCGCAGAGAGCTTTTGGAGCGGCTTGCTCTCGGAGAAATTGATATTTTAGTAGGGACCCATGCTTTAATCCAGGATGAAGTGGAATTTAAAGCGCTGAGCCTTGTCATTACGGACGAGCAGCATCGGTTCGGGGTCGACCAGCGCAAAAAACTCAGGAATAAAGGCCAGGACCCGGATGTGCTGTTTATGACAGCCACCCCGATACCGAGAACATTAGCCATTACCGTCTTCGGAGAAATGGATGTTTCCGTTATAGATGAAATGCCCGCGGGACGAAAACAAATCGAAACGTATTGGGTGAAACACGACATGCTGGAGCGGATTTTGGCTTTTATTGAAAAAGAGCTGAAGCAGGGAAGGCAGGCCTATATTATCTGCCCGCTCATTGAAGAGTCGGATAAGCTGGATGTTCAGAATGCGATTGACGTATATAACATGCTGTCTGAGGTTTACCGCGGCAAATGGAATGTCGGTCTGATGCACGGGAAGCTCCATTCTGATGAAAAAGATCAGGTGATGAGAGAATTCAGCGCCAATCAATGTCAGGTTCTTGTGTCAACAACTGTCGTAGAAGTCGGGGTGAACGTGCCGAATGCGACGATTATGGTCATCTATGACGCCGACCGTTTCGGGCTGTCTCAGCTCCATCAGCTCCGCGGCCGGGTCGGACGGGGAGACCATCAGTCTTTCTGCATCTTGATGGCCGATCCGAAATCCGAAACCGGGAAAGAACGGATGAGAATCATGTCGGAGACAAACGACGGCTTTGAACTGTCTGAAAAGGACCTTGAGCTGCGCGGTCCCGGCGATTTCTTCGGGAAAAAACAGAGCGGTATGCCCGAGTTCAAGGTGGCGGATATGGTTCATGACTACAGAGCTTTGGAAACGGCCCGCCAGGATGCGGCCAATCTGGTGTCATCAGAGGCTTTTTGGAAAGATGACGAGTACCGCATGCTCCGCGCTCAACTGCTCTCAAGCGGTGTCTTAGAAGGGGAGAAATTAAGCTGA
- the fapR gene encoding transcription factor FapR, with the protein MRRSKKERQKLLQQTIKSTPFITDEELAGNFGVSIQTIRLDRLELSIPELRERIKNVAEQTLDDEVKSLSLDEVIGEIIDLELDGQAISILEVRREHVFSRNQIARGHHLFAQANSLAVAVIDDELALTASANIRFTRQVKEGERVVAKAKVTAVEKEKGRTVVEVNSYVGEEVVFSGIFDMYRSKQS; encoded by the coding sequence ATGAGAAGAAGCAAGAAAGAACGCCAAAAATTATTGCAGCAGACGATCAAATCGACACCCTTCATCACAGATGAAGAATTAGCGGGGAATTTCGGCGTCAGCATTCAGACGATCCGCTTAGACCGCTTGGAGCTCTCAATACCGGAGCTGAGAGAAAGAATTAAAAACGTGGCAGAACAAACGCTTGATGATGAAGTGAAATCACTGTCGTTAGATGAAGTGATCGGTGAAATCATTGATCTGGAGCTTGACGGCCAGGCCATTTCTATATTAGAAGTAAGACGCGAACATGTTTTCAGCCGCAATCAAATTGCGCGGGGGCATCATTTGTTTGCGCAGGCGAACTCACTCGCCGTAGCCGTCATTGATGATGAGCTGGCGCTGACCGCAAGCGCAAATATCCGCTTTACAAGACAGGTGAAAGAAGGCGAGCGCGTCGTTGCGAAAGCCAAAGTGACGGCAGTCGAAAAAGAAAAAGGCAGAACGGTAGTTGAAGTCAACAGCTATGTGGGAGAAGAAGTCGTGTTCTCCGGCATCTTTGACATGTACCGTTCAAAACAATCATAA
- the plsX gene encoding phosphate acyltransferase PlsX yields MRIAVDAMGGDNAPKAVIDGVMKSIEAFDDIHITLVGDKTTIESHLPTTSDRITVLHADEVIEPTDEPVRAVRRKKNSSMVLMAQEVAENRADACISAGNTGALMTAGLFIVGRIKGIDRPALAPTLPTVSGDGFLLLDVGANVDAKPEHLVQYGIMGSVYARQVLGISSPRVGLLNVGTEEKKGNDLTKKTFELLKETNVNFVGNVEARDLLEGAADVIVTDGFTGNVTLKTLEGSALSIFKMLKDTLTSSFVSKLAAGVLKPKLMEMKLKMDYSEYGGASLFGLKAPVIKAHGSSDARAVYHAVRQAREMVSQNVAAFIEEEVKEEKTDE; encoded by the coding sequence ATGAGAATAGCTGTAGATGCAATGGGAGGAGACAACGCACCCAAAGCTGTTATTGACGGAGTAATGAAGAGTATTGAGGCTTTTGACGATATTCATATTACGCTGGTCGGTGACAAGACAACGATAGAATCACACTTGCCAACAACATCAGACCGCATCACCGTATTGCACGCCGATGAAGTGATTGAACCGACGGATGAACCGGTCCGCGCCGTACGCAGAAAGAAAAACTCTTCTATGGTGCTGATGGCGCAGGAAGTGGCTGAAAACAGAGCGGACGCCTGCATCTCAGCGGGGAATACGGGCGCTCTCATGACAGCGGGACTGTTTATCGTCGGCAGAATTAAAGGAATCGACCGGCCGGCTCTTGCGCCGACGCTTCCGACCGTATCAGGGGACGGTTTCCTTCTTTTGGACGTGGGAGCCAATGTCGATGCCAAACCGGAACACCTTGTCCAGTACGGAATTATGGGATCTGTATATGCACGGCAGGTTCTCGGAATCAGCTCGCCCCGCGTCGGCTTGTTAAATGTCGGCACAGAAGAAAAGAAAGGAAACGACCTGACAAAAAAGACGTTTGAATTATTAAAAGAAACAAACGTGAATTTTGTCGGAAACGTTGAGGCGAGAGACTTGCTGGAAGGCGCTGCTGACGTCATAGTCACAGACGGCTTTACGGGCAACGTCACTCTGAAAACATTGGAAGGTTCAGCGTTATCGATTTTCAAAATGCTGAAAGATACACTGACGTCAAGCTTTGTTTCTAAGCTGGCAGCGGGAGTGCTAAAGCCGAAGCTGATGGAAATGAAACTGAAAATGGACTATTCTGAGTACGGCGGAGCGAGTCTTTTCGGACTGAAAGCGCCTGTGATTAAAGCGCACGGCTCTTCTGACGCACGCGCTGTTTACCACGCGGTGCGCCAGGCGAGAGAAATGGTGAGCCAAAACGTGGCCGCATTTATAGAAGAAGAAGTAAAAGAAGAAAAAACAGATGAGTAG